The Methanothermobacter tenebrarum genome has a segment encoding these proteins:
- a CDS encoding thymidylate synthase, with product MPYKIKANEIKDGWQKLLKKILKEGKPIKDERGSMTLEILNAIVEIQTPFKTNFYHISEEVEVPKGYFWTGEKLKEYANQFLTPENPGFTYTYGNRLRGHFQVDQVKEAIKRLKKFKKTRRATMITWDPKIDSKEDEIPCMILIDFKIREGKLHTTGVWRSHDIYGAWFPNAVGLAYLTRHVAEKTGTQVGPITIHSISAHIYETDLEEAQKMISR from the coding sequence ATGCCCTACAAGATAAAAGCCAATGAAATCAAAGACGGATGGCAAAAACTCCTAAAAAAAATACTCAAAGAAGGCAAACCAATAAAAGACGAAAGAGGCTCCATGACATTAGAAATCCTCAACGCAATAGTAGAAATCCAGACACCATTCAAAACAAACTTCTACCACATAAGCGAAGAAGTCGAAGTCCCAAAAGGATACTTCTGGACCGGTGAAAAACTCAAAGAATACGCAAACCAATTCCTCACACCCGAAAACCCAGGCTTCACATACACCTATGGTAACAGACTAAGAGGCCACTTCCAAGTCGACCAAGTAAAAGAGGCCATAAAAAGGCTTAAAAAATTCAAAAAGACCAGAAGAGCCACAATGATAACATGGGATCCCAAAATAGATTCAAAAGAAGATGAAATACCATGCATGATACTCATAGACTTCAAAATCAGGGAAGGTAAACTGCACACAACAGGAGTTTGGAGATCCCACGACATCTACGGCGCATGGTTCCCCAACGCAGTAGGCCTAGCATACCTTACCAGGCATGTCGCGGAAAAAACGGGAACCCAAGTAGGCCCAATAACAATCCACTCCATAAGCGCCCACATATACGAAACAGACCTTGAAGAAGCGCAAAAAATGATATCGAGGTGA
- the mch gene encoding methenyltetrahydromethanopterin cyclohydrolase gives MVSVNLRAKKIVDEMISKSDDLKIKIQRLDNGSTVLDCGVNVEGSIKAGELYTKVCLGGLASVGISIPADLSKRLALPSVKVKTDFPAISTLGSQKAGWAVNVGDFFALGSGPARALSKKPSETYEEIDYEDDAEIAIIALESDKLPDEDVTENIAEECGVSTENVYALVAPTASIVGSIQISGRVVENGTYKMLEALDFDVKKVKYAAGIAPIAPVDPDGLKAMGKTNDAVLFGGRTYYYIQSEDGDDLKSLAENLPSSASKDYGRPFYEIFKEADYDFYKIDKGMFAPAEVFINDLRTGEVFRAGFVNEELLIKSFNL, from the coding sequence ATGGTAAGTGTAAACTTAAGGGCTAAAAAAATAGTTGATGAGATGATATCCAAGTCAGATGACCTTAAAATTAAAATACAAAGATTAGATAATGGTTCAACAGTCCTAGATTGTGGAGTGAACGTGGAAGGGAGTATAAAAGCCGGTGAACTTTACACCAAAGTTTGCCTTGGAGGGCTTGCGAGTGTGGGCATATCAATACCAGCAGACCTCTCCAAGAGGTTAGCTCTACCATCAGTAAAAGTGAAGACAGACTTCCCAGCCATTTCAACTCTAGGATCCCAGAAGGCAGGATGGGCTGTAAACGTCGGAGACTTTTTTGCACTGGGCTCAGGCCCGGCCCGCGCATTATCCAAGAAACCAAGTGAAACATACGAAGAGATAGATTATGAGGATGATGCTGAGATCGCGATAATAGCCCTTGAAAGTGACAAATTACCAGACGAGGACGTTACAGAGAATATAGCCGAAGAATGTGGAGTTTCAACCGAGAATGTCTATGCATTGGTAGCCCCAACTGCATCAATTGTAGGTTCAATACAAATTTCAGGTAGAGTTGTTGAAAACGGCACTTATAAAATGCTGGAGGCTCTAGATTTTGATGTTAAAAAGGTGAAGTATGCTGCTGGCATAGCACCAATAGCACCAGTAGACCCTGATGGACTGAAAGCAATGGGTAAAACAAATGATGCTGTGCTCTTCGGAGGCCGTACATACTATTATATCCAATCAGAAGATGGCGACGATCTGAAATCCCTCGCAGAGAATCTTCCATCATCAGCCTCCAAAGACTATGGCAGACCATTCTATGAAATATTTAAGGAGGCTGATTACGATTTCTACAAGATAGATAAGGGCATGTTCGCCCCGGCTGAGGTTTTCATCAACGATCTTCGCACAGGCGAAGTATTCAGGGCAGGTTTCGTCAACGAAGAACTACTCATAAAATCCTTCAATTTATAA